TCACGCGCGTGTTCACCGGATGTTTGCCGGGATACAGCGGTGTCACCCACACACCCTTGTGACCGGAGTTCACCAGGTCGCCGTGCTTGAAATCCAAACCGCTCACGTCTTCGTGTGCCATCCCGACAAACGAGATGACCACGCCCACATGCCCGATCGGAATCTCCAGCATCGGCACCTGCTCGACCTGCACAAACCACGGGTTCAAGTTCCACGTGCCCGATAACAGGATCTGCTCCTGCAAACCGCGCCGTCCGCCGCCTTCCAAAAATGCCTGCGCATTCTGGAAATTATCGTGCGTCGCGATGACCGGCCCGGCGATTTCGCCGCCCTCGATCGGGCGTCCATCCAGCGTCGTCACAATGCCCACCTTGTCCGGCTGGATACGTTGCAACTCAAGCTGGCTCGGGTGCATGCCATTCTGCTCCGCGTCTTGCGATGTGATCACCGTGAACAACGCCGTGTTGATGCGATACGTCCCGGCCGTGAGAATGCCCAACTGCCGCCCCTTCTCACCGCCCATCGTCAGGAACTTGCGCGCGTCCTGGAAGTTGTCGCAGTCCACGACTTTCCCCAGAATGCGTTCCGAAGGAATCGGCGCCCCATCCGCCGCCACAACTAGCGCAATCTCGCCTTGAACCACCACGATCACGCGCACCTTGAGGATGCGATATTGCCAGCTCCAATAACCGTAATGCAGGCCCGGCGCCAGCGTGTCCGCCTGATAACCCGCTTCTCCCTCCAGCGCAACCAGTTGCCCCGGTGCAAGCGAACGTCCCGAGAAGCGTTTGATCACAATCCCCACCTGCCGCTCGTGAATCAGCACCGTGTTCAGGTACATCAGCATCAAAAACGCGGATATCCCAAACACCAGCACATACCAATACCAAGCCACGTTGATTCCCGCTTCGCTAAGTAACGATAACGCTAACGTAGCCTTCATATGCACCCTTTCCTTTGTAATTACGCCTCGGAACGGCTATTAACCGCGCCTGGGCGCAATGCATTCAGACTGGGAGAACTTGGGGACCGCGACATGCGGCCCTAGAGGATCGCCCTTCCAATCGCCGACGAGGTTAGCTGACGGGCTTGGTCTTGAAAGTGACCTTGGCCACGGTTACCCGCGCCTCACGCCCCATCCCGGCTACACCGGGAACTGGTTCCCCCGCATTGACCTTCAGGAAGGAAGGCCAACTTAGGCTGCAACTACTTGACACCCTTCCAATCGCACGCGCGCAAGGATTGTCAAATCGAATCAATGCAAATTGCTATCCATCAATAAGATATTTATTGATAATTTATTAATCCAAACCGCATATGTTTTTAATCCTCAACCAGAAAAAGTGTTTTAAAGCACCCTTGCATGACGATTTTTAGTTTACAGTGAGTTTAGGCGAAAGAGCAGAAGCGAAGCGACCCGCGAGAGCCTAAAACTCACTGTAAACTAAAAATCCCGCCGCGACGGAGACTTCAGCGAAACAAACCCAAACCATTCCAGCAATCACCAAAAGCCAAAGAAAAAACAAAAGTATTTCAAAGCGTTCCAGCGCGAGGATTTTTAGTTTATGGCGAGGCTTTGGCGAAGGAGTGGGTCGCTAGACCCATGACTGAGCCAAAACGAAGCCATAAACTAAAAAGACCGCGCGTACAAACAAAACCGGGCCAAACAATCAGGGGGTGATCGA
This region of Verrucomicrobiia bacterium genomic DNA includes:
- a CDS encoding flotillin family protein: MKATLALSLLSEAGINVAWYWYVLVFGISAFLMLMYLNTVLIHERQVGIVIKRFSGRSLAPGQLVALEGEAGYQADTLAPGLHYGYWSWQYRILKVRVIVVVQGEIALVVAADGAPIPSERILGKVVDCDNFQDARKFLTMGGEKGRQLGILTAGTYRINTALFTVITSQDAEQNGMHPSQLELQRIQPDKVGIVTTLDGRPIEGGEIAGPVIATHDNFQNAQAFLEGGGRRGLQEQILLSGTWNLNPWFVQVEQVPMLEIPIGHVGVVISFVGMAHEDVSGLDFKHGDLVNSGHKGVWVTPLYPGKHPVNTRVMNVECVPTTNIVLNWATRTESHNYDSKLSSITVRSRDGFAFNLDVSQIIHVGALDAPKVISRVGSMQNLVDHVLQPIVGNYFRNSAQNYTVLDFLSARSDRQTEAAQHIRTALGAYDVQAIDTLIGDINPPAALMTTQTDRKIAEEQRKTYEVQEAAQKQRQQLVRETAIADIQQQVVGAEQGVNIAELNSNAHIKQATGDAEAIRLHAMGEAEAIRATGNAKAEAYRAGVEAIGSQGYTMLQLMQVVGERNVRIVPDVSVSGTSGTNGLMDGMLGMLLREQAKTDAKVN